One window of Agromyces rhizosphaerae genomic DNA carries:
- a CDS encoding polysaccharide pyruvyl transferase family protein — translation MPAVTARARRALSRLSGDPRVLDAIAGVAIRRALRRRRPGRLAVLLGPPGRGNIGDQALVEAFCENVTGPVVVVVRASGDVEVPAQLSTRVRVEVLPGLLYGGARSHARDAARLGRLLADASSFSVVGADIMDGAYAHRASIARANLAARASRAGIDSRILGFSWNDAPHPGALAAVRRASRSGVRLLARDPVSASRLAEAGVPTDETADIVFSARTTDSRVADRVVERVGDDFAIVNASGLVAGDHDQLDDLEGVVDRLRAGGRGVLILPHVSRPGGDDIAVCRELAARVDAGVLGGDRPPSGVLLIDRLVSPAEIRGLARRARLTVTGRMHLAIMSIMHGVPAVTVSTQGKVEGLMERTGTPGLCIAPGPGFGDRVHAALDAIESGAAVRERVRAAAPRLVADAERNLDGLPAAGAGA, via the coding sequence ATGCCTGCCGTGACCGCACGGGCGCGCCGAGCCCTCTCCCGGCTGTCGGGTGATCCCCGCGTGCTCGACGCGATCGCCGGGGTGGCGATCCGCAGGGCGCTGCGGCGCCGGCGGCCCGGACGCCTGGCCGTGCTCCTCGGCCCGCCCGGCAGGGGCAACATCGGCGATCAGGCACTCGTCGAGGCCTTCTGCGAGAACGTCACCGGACCCGTCGTGGTCGTCGTCCGGGCTTCCGGCGACGTCGAGGTCCCGGCACAGCTGTCGACGCGCGTCCGGGTCGAGGTGCTCCCGGGGCTGCTCTACGGCGGCGCCCGCAGCCACGCGCGCGATGCGGCGCGCCTCGGGCGCCTGCTCGCCGATGCGTCGTCGTTCTCCGTGGTCGGCGCCGACATCATGGACGGCGCATACGCGCATCGCGCCTCGATCGCACGGGCCAACCTCGCCGCGCGGGCGAGCCGGGCGGGGATCGACTCGCGCATCCTCGGATTCAGCTGGAACGACGCGCCCCACCCCGGAGCGCTCGCGGCGGTCCGCCGGGCGAGTCGTTCCGGGGTCCGTCTCCTCGCCCGCGATCCGGTCTCCGCGTCCCGGCTCGCCGAGGCCGGGGTCCCGACGGACGAGACGGCCGACATCGTGTTCTCCGCACGAACGACGGACTCGCGCGTGGCGGACCGCGTGGTCGAGCGTGTCGGCGACGACTTCGCGATCGTGAACGCGAGCGGACTCGTCGCTGGCGATCACGACCAGCTGGACGACCTCGAGGGTGTCGTCGACAGGCTGCGCGCCGGCGGCCGGGGCGTGCTGATCCTCCCGCACGTGTCCCGACCGGGTGGTGACGACATCGCGGTGTGCCGCGAGCTCGCCGCGCGCGTGGACGCCGGGGTGCTCGGCGGCGACCGCCCGCCGTCCGGAGTCCTGCTCATCGACCGTCTCGTCTCGCCCGCGGAGATCCGGGGGCTCGCGCGGCGGGCGCGCCTGACGGTGACCGGTCGGATGCACCTGGCCATCATGTCGATCATGCACGGAGTGCCGGCGGTCACCGTCTCCACGCAGGGCAAGGTCGAGGGACTCATGGAGCGCACCGGTACTCCCGGCCTGTGCATCGCGCCGGGCCCGGGGTTCGGCGATCGGGTGCACGCCGCGCTCGACGCGATCGAGTCGGGGGCCGCGGTCCGTGAGCGCGTCCGAGCCGCCGCGCCCCGCCTCGTGGCGGACGCGGAGCGCAATCTCGACGGGCTTCCGGCAGCCGGCGCCGGGGCCTGA
- a CDS encoding sugar transferase: MTTTNQRLRAASRLERWQRDYAARLFATDLVVIVVAVFGSQFLRFGENAAGQRIAEQSISYTLVSLVLVSVWMVALDLFATRDHTIIGAGSTEYRRLVDATIRVFGVLAIVAFLAQSQIGRGYVLIALPGGLLLLLASRWCWRQWLVRRRATGRYSRRVLLVGERAKALHVAEQMGRAPTGGFRIVGAVTDHGSVEHDLVEGIPVLGGFPQVLEALDESDADTVIYAGSDLVHPDQLRELGWDLEERQVGLVMAPALVDVAGPRIHATPVAGLPLIHVDYPRFIGRKYVTKRVFDIVVSSLALLLLGPVFLVIALVVRRDSPGPAFFSQERVGLNGSTFRMLKFRSMVDDAEGQLPGLLDKSDGNDVLFKLRADPRVTRIGAVLRRYSLDELPQLVNVLRGEMSLVGPRPPLPREVERYGRAAERRLLVRPGITGLWQVSGRSDLSWSDSLRLDLYYVENWSLTGDVIVLMRTVRAVAGSRGAY, translated from the coding sequence GTGACGACGACCAACCAGCGACTCCGGGCGGCGAGCCGTCTCGAGCGCTGGCAGCGCGACTACGCCGCGCGCCTCTTCGCGACCGACCTGGTCGTGATCGTCGTCGCGGTCTTCGGCTCCCAGTTCCTCCGCTTCGGCGAGAACGCCGCAGGCCAGCGGATCGCCGAGCAGTCGATCAGCTACACGCTGGTCTCGCTCGTGCTCGTCTCGGTCTGGATGGTGGCGCTCGACCTCTTCGCGACGCGCGACCACACCATCATCGGCGCCGGCTCCACCGAGTATCGTCGCCTGGTCGACGCGACGATCCGCGTGTTCGGCGTCCTGGCGATCGTCGCGTTCCTCGCCCAGTCGCAGATCGGACGCGGCTACGTCCTGATCGCCCTGCCGGGCGGACTCCTGCTCCTGCTCGCGAGCCGCTGGTGCTGGCGGCAGTGGCTCGTGCGTCGTCGCGCGACCGGACGATACAGCCGACGCGTCCTCCTCGTGGGCGAGCGCGCCAAGGCGCTGCACGTCGCCGAGCAGATGGGCCGCGCCCCGACGGGCGGGTTCCGCATCGTCGGCGCCGTCACCGACCACGGCTCGGTCGAGCACGATCTCGTCGAGGGCATCCCGGTGCTCGGCGGATTCCCGCAGGTGCTCGAGGCGCTCGACGAGTCCGACGCCGACACCGTGATCTACGCCGGCTCCGACCTGGTCCACCCCGACCAGCTGCGCGAGCTGGGCTGGGATCTCGAGGAGCGGCAGGTCGGCCTCGTCATGGCCCCGGCGCTCGTCGACGTGGCCGGCCCGCGCATCCATGCGACGCCGGTCGCCGGCCTCCCGCTGATCCACGTGGACTATCCGCGGTTCATCGGTCGCAAGTACGTCACGAAGCGCGTCTTCGACATCGTCGTGTCCTCGCTCGCCCTGCTGCTGCTCGGCCCCGTCTTCCTGGTCATCGCGCTGGTGGTGCGCCGCGACAGCCCCGGCCCGGCGTTCTTCTCGCAGGAGCGGGTCGGCCTGAACGGCTCGACGTTCCGCATGCTGAAGTTCCGCTCGATGGTCGACGACGCCGAGGGGCAGCTGCCGGGCCTCCTCGACAAGTCGGACGGCAACGACGTGCTGTTCAAGCTGCGCGCCGACCCGCGCGTGACGCGCATCGGTGCCGTGCTGCGGCGTTACAGCTTGGACGAACTGCCCCAGCTCGTCAACGTGCTGCGCGGCGAGATGTCGCTGGTGGGGCCCCGGCCGCCGCTCCCGCGAGAGGTCGAGCGATACGGACGCGCGGCAGAACGACGGCTGCTCGTGCGTCCCGGCATCACCGGGCTCTGGCAGGTCAGCGGCCGCTCCGATCTCTCCTGGTCGGACAGCCTGCGCCTCGATCTCTACTACGTCGAGAACTGGTCGCTCACGGGCGACGTCATCGTGCTGATGCGGACCGTCCGGGCCGTCGCGGGCTCCCGCGGCGCGTACTGA
- a CDS encoding UDP-glucose dehydrogenase family protein: MRISVIGCGYLGAVHASAMAELGHDVIGIDVDESKIARLAAGAPPFYEPGLPEILTSATASGRLRFSTDSADAADADVHFIAVGTPQAQGGYAADLTYVDAAVDGLIPHLKPGSLVVGKSTVPVGTAARLAERVAAGSEATLAWNPEFLREGFAVEDTIRPDRLVYGVADQRAADVLDEVYAQALEAGTPRITTDFATAELVKVSANAFLATKISFINAMAEIAESTGADVTALADAIGHDARIGRRFLNAGVGFGGGCLPKDIRAFSARAEELGRGESVAFLKEVDAINLRRRQRVVDLAVEALDGQIHTSKIAVLGVTFKPDSDDVRDSPALDVAVQLKGLGARVVATDPQGIENARARHPQLEYAEQADDALRDADLVVLVTEWREYRDLDPAAAAALVTTPTVIDGRNVLSPEAWRAAGFTYHGMGRP; this comes from the coding sequence ATGAGAATCTCGGTGATCGGCTGCGGCTACCTGGGCGCGGTGCACGCGTCCGCGATGGCGGAGCTCGGACACGACGTGATCGGCATCGACGTCGACGAGTCGAAGATCGCACGGCTTGCAGCGGGCGCTCCGCCCTTCTACGAGCCGGGCCTCCCCGAGATCCTGACCTCGGCGACCGCGAGCGGCCGGCTCCGCTTCAGCACCGACTCGGCCGATGCCGCCGACGCCGACGTCCACTTCATCGCCGTCGGCACGCCGCAGGCCCAGGGCGGCTACGCCGCCGACCTGACCTACGTCGACGCCGCGGTCGACGGGCTCATCCCGCACCTGAAGCCGGGCAGCCTGGTGGTGGGCAAGAGCACGGTCCCGGTCGGGACCGCTGCCCGGCTCGCGGAGCGCGTCGCGGCGGGCAGCGAGGCCACGCTGGCCTGGAACCCCGAGTTCCTGCGCGAGGGCTTCGCCGTGGAGGACACGATCCGCCCCGACCGTCTGGTCTACGGCGTCGCCGACCAGCGCGCGGCAGATGTCCTCGACGAGGTGTACGCGCAGGCGCTCGAGGCGGGCACGCCCCGCATCACGACCGACTTCGCGACCGCCGAGCTCGTGAAAGTGTCCGCGAACGCGTTCCTCGCGACGAAGATCAGCTTCATCAACGCGATGGCCGAGATCGCGGAGTCCACAGGCGCCGACGTCACCGCGCTCGCCGATGCGATCGGCCACGACGCCCGGATCGGCCGCCGGTTCCTCAACGCCGGCGTCGGGTTCGGCGGCGGGTGCCTCCCGAAGGACATCCGCGCGTTCAGCGCCCGCGCCGAGGAGCTCGGTCGTGGTGAGTCCGTGGCCTTCCTGAAGGAGGTCGACGCGATCAACCTCCGCCGCCGCCAGCGGGTCGTCGACCTCGCGGTCGAGGCCCTCGACGGCCAGATCCACACCTCGAAGATCGCGGTGCTCGGCGTGACCTTCAAGCCCGACTCCGACGACGTCCGCGACTCCCCGGCACTCGACGTGGCGGTGCAGCTGAAGGGCCTCGGCGCGCGAGTCGTCGCGACCGACCCGCAGGGCATCGAGAACGCGCGGGCCAGGCATCCGCAGCTCGAGTACGCCGAGCAGGCCGATGACGCGCTGCGCGACGCGGACCTCGTCGTGCTGGTGACCGAGTGGCGCGAGTACCGGGACCTCGATCCCGCAGCGGCCGCGGCCCTGGTCACGACGCCCACCGTGATCGACGGGCGCAACGTGCTCTCGCCCGAGGCGTGGCGTGCCGCCGGCTTCACCTACCACGGCATGGGTCGGCCCTAG
- a CDS encoding metallophosphoesterase, which produces MTRLGRSGVAAALTAVGAVGLGAFAYGALVERTRWTLREVTVPVLPSGADPIRVLHISDLHMAPWQRHKQEWVRSLAALQPDLVVDTGDNLGHARGLEGVRRALEPFAGVPGVFVNGSNDYFGPTLKNPFGYFAGPSKVGGSGASRLDIEALHAFFAELGWVDLDNAAAAMELRGTNLEFFGVDDAHKGFDRLDLITTAIDELREGDPWGDDSWSGDGAEDRPTVTIGVTHAPYRRVLGSFVNHGAQLILAGHTHGGQVRVPGYGALVTNCDIPRSQARGLSLWGHGLHTAYLNVSAGLGTAITAPVRFACPPEATLLTLVAAP; this is translated from the coding sequence GTGACCCGACTCGGACGGAGCGGAGTCGCCGCCGCACTGACCGCGGTCGGTGCGGTGGGACTCGGTGCGTTCGCGTACGGTGCGCTCGTCGAGCGCACCCGGTGGACGCTGCGTGAGGTCACCGTGCCGGTGCTCCCGTCGGGTGCGGACCCGATCCGCGTGCTGCACATCTCCGACCTGCACATGGCGCCCTGGCAGCGCCACAAGCAGGAGTGGGTGCGCAGCCTCGCCGCGCTGCAGCCCGACCTCGTGGTCGACACGGGCGACAATCTCGGCCACGCGCGGGGCCTGGAGGGCGTCCGTCGCGCCCTGGAGCCCTTCGCCGGCGTGCCCGGCGTCTTCGTCAACGGGTCGAACGACTACTTCGGACCGACGCTGAAGAATCCGTTCGGCTACTTCGCGGGCCCCTCGAAGGTCGGCGGGTCGGGCGCGTCGCGCCTCGACATCGAAGCGCTGCACGCCTTCTTCGCCGAGCTGGGCTGGGTCGACCTCGACAACGCCGCGGCCGCGATGGAACTCCGTGGCACGAACCTGGAGTTCTTCGGGGTGGACGACGCCCACAAGGGATTCGACCGGCTGGACCTCATCACGACGGCCATCGACGAGTTGCGCGAGGGCGACCCGTGGGGCGACGACTCGTGGTCCGGCGACGGCGCCGAGGACCGGCCGACGGTGACCATCGGCGTCACCCACGCTCCCTACCGGCGCGTGCTCGGCTCCTTCGTCAACCACGGCGCGCAACTCATCCTCGCGGGACACACGCACGGCGGCCAGGTGCGCGTCCCCGGCTACGGGGCACTCGTCACCAACTGCGACATCCCGCGCTCGCAGGCACGCGGGCTGAGCCTCTGGGGCCACGGACTCCACACCGCCTACCTCAACGTGTCCGCGGGCCTGGGCACGGCGATCACCGCGCCGGTGCGGTTCGCCTGCCCGCCCGAGGCGACGCTGCTCACCCTCGTGGCGGCGCCGTAG
- a CDS encoding heparan-alpha-glucosaminide N-acetyltransferase domain-containing protein: MRDAETRSDPVATPFAAARRVDGVDAARGLALVGMFVAHLAPDASAGTLEATLLSVADERPRLLFALAAGIGLGLLTGGERPTSQGDRGELRRQLTVRAVLLLLLGLLLMYILQPLVSVILDEYGIAFLLLLPLVFLPRPLLLGLGAGLLVIMPGLALALSATEPVRDARSGRTFLLVDWFLSGSYPVLVWVPVMLVGLAFARYGLRRPSTTAIAGLVGLAAVVAYLPGNALLDMGSGTLADAVGTSLVTFANVGAGLALTAALLAVTQWGTDATRRAASIALSPLSAMGSMPLTVYTAHVVVISQAIRIEDGVPEDDSWTLLALTILGSMAFALAWRRWVGRGPLEALFRWVSGRDRIRRRSEPGGMRTWEDSDGSETNGEPTR; encoded by the coding sequence ATGCGCGACGCCGAGACCCGCAGCGACCCCGTCGCGACGCCGTTCGCCGCGGCGCGGCGCGTCGACGGCGTCGATGCCGCACGCGGGCTCGCGCTCGTCGGCATGTTCGTGGCGCACCTCGCGCCCGATGCCTCAGCCGGAACGCTCGAGGCGACCCTGCTGAGCGTCGCCGACGAGCGCCCGCGGCTGCTCTTCGCGCTCGCGGCCGGCATCGGCCTCGGCCTGCTCACCGGTGGCGAGCGGCCCACCTCGCAGGGGGACCGGGGCGAGCTGCGCCGCCAGCTCACCGTGCGCGCGGTCCTGCTGCTCCTGCTCGGGCTGCTGCTCATGTACATACTGCAGCCCCTGGTCTCGGTCATCCTCGACGAGTACGGCATCGCCTTCCTCCTCCTGCTGCCGCTCGTGTTCCTGCCGCGACCGCTCCTGCTCGGGCTGGGCGCCGGGCTGCTCGTGATCATGCCGGGCCTCGCGCTGGCGCTCAGCGCGACCGAGCCGGTGCGGGACGCGCGCAGCGGCCGTACCTTCCTGCTCGTGGACTGGTTCCTCAGCGGCTCGTACCCCGTGCTGGTCTGGGTCCCCGTGATGCTCGTCGGGCTGGCGTTCGCCCGATACGGGTTGCGGCGTCCTTCGACGACGGCAATCGCCGGTCTCGTCGGGCTCGCGGCGGTCGTGGCGTACCTCCCCGGCAACGCGTTGCTCGACATGGGTTCGGGCACGCTCGCCGACGCCGTCGGCACGTCCCTGGTGACGTTCGCGAACGTCGGCGCCGGCTTGGCGCTCACGGCCGCGCTCCTGGCCGTCACGCAGTGGGGCACGGATGCCACGAGGCGCGCCGCCTCCATCGCGCTGTCGCCGCTGTCGGCGATGGGATCGATGCCGCTCACCGTCTACACGGCGCACGTCGTCGTCATCTCGCAGGCGATCCGGATCGAGGACGGCGTTCCCGAGGACGACTCCTGGACGCTGCTCGCACTGACGATCCTCGGGTCGATGGCGTTCGCGCTCGCGTGGCGCAGATGGGTCGGACGGGGCCCGCTCGAGGCGCTCTTCCGATGGGTCAGCGGCCGGGATCGCATTCGGAGGCGCTCCGAGCCGGGCGGGATGCGAACATGGGAGGACTCCGACGGATCCGAGACGAACGGGGAGCCGACTCGCTGA
- a CDS encoding VanZ family protein has translation MGWFRRRPWLTVLLTVAYVALLALTLGYPYPIEGERGTRFVLVLDAMGSIGIASRYTYILIEFTSNMLLFLPMGMLGWWLSGRVLRPAWARVAVTLVLGIAVSATAEFLQGRYLPERTSDLRDIVSNGIGVLVGCAVAFAMDRAEARRARAEADRS, from the coding sequence GTGGGGTGGTTCCGCAGGCGGCCGTGGCTCACGGTCCTGCTGACCGTGGCCTACGTGGCGCTGCTCGCACTCACGCTCGGCTACCCCTACCCGATCGAGGGTGAGCGCGGCACCAGGTTCGTGCTCGTGCTCGACGCGATGGGGAGCATCGGCATCGCATCCCGGTACACGTACATCCTCATCGAGTTCACGTCGAACATGCTGCTGTTCCTGCCGATGGGGATGCTCGGCTGGTGGCTGTCGGGACGGGTGCTCCGCCCTGCATGGGCGCGCGTCGCCGTCACGCTGGTACTGGGGATCGCCGTCAGCGCGACCGCGGAGTTCCTTCAGGGGAGGTACCTCCCGGAGCGCACCTCCGACCTGCGCGACATCGTCTCGAACGGTATCGGCGTGCTGGTGGGCTGCGCGGTGGCGTTCGCGATGGACCGCGCCGAGGCGCGTCGCGCGCGCGCGGAGGCAGATCGCTCCTGA
- a CDS encoding LCP family protein, whose amino-acid sequence MSLNLDEAEVPARKRTGLRVTLITLGAILGVIAIGVAVVAIFIGTIARTWDEETAKLAEEDTFPEETLRPPIIEEGDAANAVNILLLGSDTRDAVGDDISDLPGGQRSDTIMVVNISGDREHVTVMSILRDSWVEIPGHGTAKINAALSWGGVPLTVQVIEGLIDTRIDQVAIVDAESFKGLTDALGGVDINNPIAFQSTHIDHFYPQGVQHLDGELAMAYARERKAYADGDYQRVRNQQLFISSVMDSALSADTALNPGRVVDIVSAVSPFVTVSEGLNAGYVGGLALEMTSIRKDDINFFTMPTSGIGVSADGQSIVLVDQSRIPEMQEAWAEDEVADFADLVKSGG is encoded by the coding sequence GTGTCACTGAATCTCGACGAGGCGGAGGTTCCCGCGCGCAAGCGCACGGGACTGCGCGTCACGCTCATCACGCTCGGAGCGATCCTGGGCGTGATCGCGATCGGCGTGGCCGTCGTCGCGATCTTCATCGGTACCATCGCGCGCACCTGGGACGAGGAGACGGCCAAGCTCGCCGAGGAGGACACGTTCCCCGAGGAGACGCTCCGTCCGCCGATCATCGAGGAGGGCGACGCCGCGAACGCGGTGAACATCCTCCTGCTCGGCTCGGACACGCGCGACGCCGTCGGCGATGACATCTCAGACCTCCCCGGGGGCCAGCGCTCCGACACGATCATGGTCGTGAACATCTCGGGCGACCGCGAGCACGTCACCGTGATGTCGATCCTCCGCGACAGCTGGGTCGAGATCCCCGGCCACGGCACCGCCAAGATCAACGCCGCGCTGTCGTGGGGCGGGGTGCCCCTGACCGTGCAGGTGATCGAGGGGCTGATCGACACGCGCATCGACCAGGTCGCGATCGTCGACGCCGAGAGCTTCAAGGGCCTGACCGACGCGCTCGGCGGGGTCGACATCAACAACCCGATCGCGTTCCAGAGCACCCACATCGACCACTTCTACCCACAGGGCGTGCAGCACCTCGATGGCGAGCTGGCGATGGCCTACGCGCGCGAGCGGAAGGCCTATGCGGACGGCGACTACCAGCGCGTGCGCAACCAGCAGCTGTTCATCAGCTCGGTGATGGACTCGGCGCTCAGTGCCGACACGGCGCTCAACCCGGGACGCGTGGTCGACATCGTCAGCGCCGTCTCGCCGTTCGTGACGGTCAGCGAGGGGCTGAACGCCGGCTACGTGGGCGGGCTGGCCCTCGAGATGACCTCGATCCGCAAGGACGACATCAACTTCTTCACCATGCCGACGTCCGGCATCGGCGTCTCGGCCGACGGCCAGTCCATCGTGCTGGTCGACCAGTCGCGCATCCCGGAGATGCAGGAGGCGTGGGCCGAGGACGAGGTCGCCGACTTCGCCGATCTGGTGAAATCCGGCGGCTGA